The nucleotide window GTTTCCTAAGACGTCAACCTCCTTGAACTTGCACTGCCTAATTTCAATGACCTCATAATTACTACCCCGTCTCTTTTCAATCTCCTGATTGATTGGATAAAATAGGAGAAACCTTTCCATCATCCTTTTATTTCTTAGATGAGAGTATATATTTTGATGCAGAAGGAAGCTACTTTATATAGAGTCGAAGGTAACAGGGTCAGATGTGTTGCGTGTGCTAGGAGGTGCTTACTAGGAGACAACAACGTGGGGTTCTGCGGAATTAGATCGGCAAATAACGGTAAGCTTTACCTTAACGTTTATGGAAAGGTCGCTGCAGCGCACGTTGATCCTATAGAGAAGAAACCTTTAGTACATTTTTACCCAGGTTCCAGCGTCTTCTCCTTCTCGACCTTTGGATGTAATTGGATGTGCGCCTACTGTCAAAATTTCGACATTAGCCAAAGGAGAAGGGCAGAAGGGGTAGACCTATCACCAGAGGAGATTGTAGAAATGGCTAGGGCTTACGAAGTTGAGGGAATAACATATACCTATAACGAACCGGCTATCTTCGCCGAGTTCGCCCACGACACCGGTGTGATAGCCAAAAAGTACGGTCTGTTGAACACCATGGTTACTAACGGTTATTGGACACCCGAGCTAGTGGATTACGTAAAAGATTTCCTTGATGCCGTAACCGTGGACTTTAAGGGTAACGGAGAGGAGAAGTTCATGAAGAGGTACACAGGAGCTTCAGGCCCTGAACCTATCTTTGAGACCATCAGGGAACTGATGAAGAGAGGTATACACGTGGAGATAACTGACCTAATCGTTCCGGAAATAGGAGATAATTTAGAGTGGGCTAAAAAGTTTCTAGGCAGACTTTTTGACATAGTGGGGCCAGACGTACCAATTCATTTCCTGAGGTTTCACCCGGACTATAAGCTAGATCGTCTTCCTTTGACTCCAGTGGAAACCTTGGAGAAGCATCAGAAACTGGCTAAGGAGACTGGGTTTAGGTACTCATACGTTGGTAACGTACCAGGACACCCCCTTGAGAGTACTTATTGCCCTGAGTGCAGAAGTGTAGCAATAGGGAGGGAAGGGTTCAGAATAACGACCTGGAACCTAACTGAGGACATGAGATGTAAGAGTTGCGGTTACCGACTACCAATAAAGGGGAAGCTTTCAAAGAACTACCTCGACATGAGGTTTCGTGAAGTTTACATTTAAAGATGAAACAAAGTGACAACGACTATACCCAAAAATAAAGGTAGAGTTCCGTAAAATTTAGTAGACATTAATGAGTGGAACAAACCTAGCCCTTCAATAAAATGAGGTCATATAGCTTAACTAGTATGAAATCGAAAGCTTCATATCAGCTACGTCATTGTTGGATATTATTACCTCCACTACGATATCGCCGCACCTCCTTTTCATGATTATTTTATTTTCCGTAAGGGAGACCTTAAGGTTGGAACAGTTGTTAAGGGATTTCAGCTTGAAATTGTAGTATGGGTTCCTTACCCTTCTCATGGCCTTGTTAACAACCTTTTCAAAAAGAGAGTTCAGGTCTATGACCTGGTCTTGTAGAAGGGGAATCTTTAGCTTCACTTCTATGTAATACTCGTTAACGTTTATCTCCATGTTGTCGAACTTCCTGCTGTATGCAAGGGTGAGCAGTATTGGCGAAATTAAGGAGTAAGCGGTAGCTATCAGGAGGAAATGTTTCATATACTCAAAGGTGAAAAGGACTGTCGAAGCAAAGGAGAGAGGGGTAACATAGAGTAGATACGGCGCTGAGTTCCAAAAGTCCCTCATTCTCCTTGTTATCAAGAGAGTAGATATGGGGGAACCAGCCCATGGAATCAATACCGTAAGCGACTGGAGAATTGTACCCCTCTCTAAACTGACCATGATAGTTATTACTGCACTGGGGAATTAAAGCATTAATACTACATGTTTTTATAAGTTACGCGTATCAACCATGGAATTTGAAACGATAGAGGTAAAAAAAGAAGGAACTTTAGCGTGGCTAATTTTAAATAGACCAGATAAGCTTAACGCTTTGAATTTAAAGTTGCTTGAAGAGCTTTATCAAGCAGTAAAAAATTTTGATTCTGATAATGACGTTAGAGTGATCATAATCACAGGGAAGGGGAAGGCGTTCTGTGCCGGAGCTGACATAACCCAGTTTACAGAGCTGACACCAGTCAATGCTTGGAAATTCGCCAAGAGAGGTAGAGAAGTTATGGACTTCATCGAGTCAATCGGTAAGCCCACCATAGCCATGATCAACGGTTACGCATTGGGTGGTGGTCTTGAGCTAGCTTTAGCTTGTGACATAAGAGTAGCATCTGAAGAGGCTCAATTAGGTTTACCTGAAATAAACTTGGGCATATATCCTGGATACGGAGGTACTCAAAGGTTAACTAGGATAGTTGGGAAAGGAAAAGCCCTAGAAATGATGATGACCGGGGACAGGATTCCGGCAAGAGACGCAGAGAGATATGGCTTAGTAAACTCGGTCTATCCTTCCGCTGACCTAGAGAAAGAGACTAGAAAGTTAGCTGAGAAAATATCAGAGAAATCACCAGTAGCCCTGTCCTTAATTAAGGAGATTGTGAACAGGGGCATAGACTCGAGCCTGCTAACTGGGCTCTCCATGGAGAGCTTAGGTTGGGGCACAATCTTCTCCACGGAGGACAAAAAGGAGGGAGTGGACGCGTTCCTAAAGAAGAGGAAACCTAACTTCAAAGGCATATGAGGTCTTTATATGGTCTGTTTTTCTCACCTGAACAGATTAGACTTGATCTGTAGGTTAGTCCAAACCCTTCTTCGTATTAATGCGGATCTTCTCCCCGCCCTAAAGAGTGAGGCTTTCCTCACTTTTGTAAGATGGAATCTATGAAGCACTGAAAAGCCAGAAAAAGACGAGCAACATGGCACGGGAGTTAATGGCTAGTACAACACTAAATATTCGTAATCTACCTAACGAAAGCTGAAATCATCACGAGAATCAGAAGGATTGCTAAATAGGGTGAAGAGAACTTAAATGACCTCCAAGCTTCCTCTCCAGTTGGATTCCTTATTAGTCTCACGCTGAAATACATCTGTAAAGCTGACAGAATAGAAGCTACCACAGCGTACACTATTCCGGTATAGAGTGAGAGCGCTAAGGCGAAAGGTATCATTAGGGCATTGGAAATAGCGATCATCTTCGCCGAAAAGTTCTCAGGCATTATGACCGGTAACATGGGAATTCCTGCCTTAGAATAGTCCTCTTTGAACCTCATGGCCAGTGCCCAGAAGTGTCCTGGAGTCCACATGAATATCAGAAGACCTAGTAGAAGGGAAGATATGGTAAAGGAAGATGTCGTGGATGCGAAACCTGCCCATGCCGCCGCACTTCCTGCTAAGCCTCCTATTACAATGTTCCACGGGCTTCTGGGTTTAAGCCACACGGTGTAAATAAGAATGTAAACTGCTCCCCCTAAGAAAATGAAGAAAGAAGTTAACAAGTTATCAAGCAGACCAACCAAGGTGCCCATCACAAGAAGCGCGATTCCCACGTATATAGCTTCCTTCTTAGAAACGTAACCCATAACTGTAGGTCTCTTTGAAGTTCTCCTCATAACTTTGTCCCTATCTATCTCTATTCCCTCGTTCACTATCATCGATCCTGCTGACGCTAGAGTACCTCCCACTAGGACAGCCAGGATATTGAGAGGCATTAGCTTACCTGAAAGGAACGCTCCAGAGAGCGCAGCCAGATCGAGCAACCAAATAATCCTGGGCTTACTGAGCTTAGCGTAATATATTAGTCTAGCCCTGACCGATAGAGCCAACCTATTTCACACTTTTTAATGTAAAGTTAGTGACTTATAAATATAAGTTTTCGAGATTTTGGCATCAAAATGTTCCTTTATACATAAGTACAATATCAGAGAAGACGCCGAAGGCTGCGTTCAGCGGGCCCGCTCCTGGCCCTATAATGACTACTTCCTGTACGTCTGTATGTACATCTAAGGCATTAGTAACTCCGTCCACGTGATAAAGTGGATCCTCAGGGGAGATTTCAGAAGTCATGACTCTCAATGATCCTTCACCGGCATTTGCTATCAACTTAATTTTCTTTCCCTTTCGTGCTGCTTCCTTTACCTTGTCCTGGGTCACGTCCTTTATTCCTGAGAACTCGACGTCCTTCAGTGTCACTGGTTTCTTGAGGGCGAAATTCGCCAAAATTGTAAGTTTGGCAGCTGCATCGAAACCATTAACATCATGTTCTGGGTCAGTCTCGGCGTACCCCCTTCTCTGAGCCTCCTTCAAGGCTGACAAGTAGTCCAACCCTTCGTTCATCCTAGTTAGGATGTAATTAGTTGTACCGTTTAGTATACCCCTTATCTTTCTCACCTCTGCAGCTCTCATGGCCCTCAGTAGGTTTATGGATGGAGTACCGCTCATAACTGTCGCTTGGAAGCCTACCTTGGCTCCATTCTTCTCAGCAACTGCCATTATTCTCGAAAAATTCAACGCAAGGGGAGCTTTGTTGGCTGTCACCACGTTAATCCCTCGGGATAAAGACTCCAGGTAGAGGGAGAGAGACGGTTCGCCATCTTCGTAATTAGCTGAGCTCACGTCGATCACTAAGTCCGGGTTAATTAGATCTAGTGCCTCTAGAACCGTACCCTCCTTATCAGGGTGGAAGTCCTCCCTTTGGTTTAACATTATACCTCTCCTAGTGACCACTCCTTCTACCTTAATGTCCAACCCCAATTTAGGTGAGCGCTCCCTGATCAAGGAGTTTAAGGCTTTTCCCACATTTCCGTATCCCAACATGAGGGCTTTCAATTTACTCTAACCTCATGAACAACCTTTCCTCCTAGACTTTTTAATAATTTAGTTGTCCTTTCAACAGCGTCCTTGACGAGTTCCTCACCTATCCCCCTGACTCCGGCACCAACTATTAGGACCTCTTCCGTGGATAAGGTGACACTGGTGACTACTGAGTCCCTATGGGGGTAAATGTGCATGACCTGACCACTCTCGTCCATCATAATGGGGACGTTAGGTCTCAAAACCTCGTCCTTATTCCCTATACCGCGAAACGCCTCTCCCCCTTTACTCATAACTATTCTTGGTTCCCCGACCACTTTGCTCAGGTCGTAGAGCCCTATGGAGATCAGAGTGTCTGCACTCACTACATTACCAGCATCGACGACGTCATTTATCCTCGGCAAAGGATTACCTCTGGTTATTCTCCTCCTTAAAGCCTCACCACTAGGTCTGACCTTTGTGGGGTCAATTCCGATCTTCCAGTAGAAGTCCCTGTAAGCTCTCACGATGGGAAGATCCTTGAGCTTCTCCACATCTTCGCCCTTATACCTCATCTCCAACTCCTTGAGCTCCTCCTCGAACCTGTTTACTCCATTCTTCAAGTCGACTACCTCGGTATGTGCTACAAAGATGCCCAATCCAGAACAGGCTTCTGAGACCTCTATCCTCAACTATTGCACCTCCAAAGACACGGATAATTTCACTTTTTTAACTCCCTTAGCTCCGCTTAAGGCTTTGGCCAACTGCTCTAGGTCTGCCCTTCGACCTTTAACCGCTACTGCCTCCATACATATCTTATCGTTTACGTGTATATGCATGGAGGAAATGACTTCAGACTCGAATCTGTGTTGTATTGAGATTATTTCGTTACCAGCATCTTCGTCGTATACGAGGTTCAGTATCCCTATAACTTCTGCGTTATGAGGAGCGTTCTCCCCTAGATAGTCAGTTAGGGCCTGTTGAACTATCCTAGACCTGTTAGTTCCAATCCTGTTTGCTTCATTTTCAAGTCTTCTCAGAAGGTTCTTGTCTATGGCCACGCTAATCTTTTCAACGTTCATTAAACAATAACTGGAACAGGAGGTTTTTAACTTGCACGAAATGGTTAAGAGGGCCGAGTCCTTAGGAGCGACTTTCGCAGATCTCAGGTTGTACGATGTGGAAACCTTAAGCATTCTTGTCACTGAGAGCCAAAGACAAGTGTCGTCCTTAGGCAGGGAAGTGGGTGGTTCTCTGAGAGTTTTGCTGAACGGAAACTGGGGGTATTCTCACTTTACTGATCCCTCCATGGACAATGTAGACCTAGCCGTAAGGTCAGCCTTTGGTGACGAGAAGGTGAACATAGTCATGCTGCCTCCAGTAAAGAAGAGCGTAGAGATAAAGCAGGAGAAGCCCTTGAATAAATCCCCCTTGGAAGTAGCTCAAGATATGGAGAAGCTAAAGGGAGAAATCCTGTCCTCAGAGCCCCGGGCTAAGAACGTTAACGTCAGGTTCAATATGTTAAAACTCCATAAGGAGTATTACAGTAACGAGGATCGAGAGATAGTGACGGATTATAGCTTGATGAGCGTCTCAGTTGGGGTCACCGCTAGGGAGGGCGACATTATAGCGTCAGCCCGGGTTTCAACTTCAACTTTCCTTGGATATCCCTTGGAAGTGTTTAACGTAAACGAGATGATACTGAACACCTTGAAAAGGCGAATTTCAAACCAGCTCAGAGGGAAACCCCCCAAGGGAGGGGAGCATGAGGTCATTTTAGCTCCAGATGTTGTAGGCGTGTTTTCTCACGAAGCCTTAGGACATTTGGCTGAAGCTGACCTCGCTGTCAACGGGATATTAGGAAATCTGAGGGGCAAGAAAATAGCGCAGGATTACGTCACAGTTGTTGACTCTGGGAGAGCTGTTGGGCCCATGGCTCAAGGGATCACCGAGTTTGACGACGAAGGTATAGAGGCTAGAGACGTTAAGATAGTTGACTCTGGGGTAGTCTCAGAGTTCCTTGTGGACAGATACTATTCAGCCTACCTGGGTCAGAGACCAACTGGGAACGGGCGTGCTGAGGATTTCAGACACCCAGTTCTCATCAGGATGAGAAACACTTTCATGTTACCTGGAGACTGGGGTAAGGACGAGCTCATTAGAGAAGTTAAGCATGGTTACCTGCTAGTTTCACCCCTAGGGGGACAGACAAGCCCTGACGGGACGTTCCAGTTCGGGATTCAAGAGGGTTACGTAATAGAGGACGGGGAGGTCACAGAACCGCTGAGGAACACGGGAATATCCGGGTACACGCTCGAGACGCTCACAAAAATCACTGGCGTGTCAAAGGACTTTGACATGTGGCCTGGGTACTGTGGAAAAGGAGGTCAAAGCGTTCCTGTAGGAACTGGAGGCCCTTTCATTAAGGT belongs to Metallosphaera tengchongensis and includes:
- the amrS gene encoding AmmeMemoRadiSam system radical SAM enzyme, with translation MQKEATLYRVEGNRVRCVACARRCLLGDNNVGFCGIRSANNGKLYLNVYGKVAAAHVDPIEKKPLVHFYPGSSVFSFSTFGCNWMCAYCQNFDISQRRRAEGVDLSPEEIVEMARAYEVEGITYTYNEPAIFAEFAHDTGVIAKKYGLLNTMVTNGYWTPELVDYVKDFLDAVTVDFKGNGEEKFMKRYTGASGPEPIFETIRELMKRGIHVEITDLIVPEIGDNLEWAKKFLGRLFDIVGPDVPIHFLRFHPDYKLDRLPLTPVETLEKHQKLAKETGFRYSYVGNVPGHPLESTYCPECRSVAIGREGFRITTWNLTEDMRCKSCGYRLPIKGKLSKNYLDMRFREVYI
- a CDS encoding enoyl-CoA hydratase/isomerase family protein; its protein translation is MEFETIEVKKEGTLAWLILNRPDKLNALNLKLLEELYQAVKNFDSDNDVRVIIITGKGKAFCAGADITQFTELTPVNAWKFAKRGREVMDFIESIGKPTIAMINGYALGGGLELALACDIRVASEEAQLGLPEINLGIYPGYGGTQRLTRIVGKGKALEMMMTGDRIPARDAERYGLVNSVYPSADLEKETRKLAEKISEKSPVALSLIKEIVNRGIDSSLLTGLSMESLGWGTIFSTEDKKEGVDAFLKKRKPNFKGI
- the cyoE gene encoding heme o synthase → MALSVRARLIYYAKLSKPRIIWLLDLAALSGAFLSGKLMPLNILAVLVGGTLASAGSMIVNEGIEIDRDKVMRRTSKRPTVMGYVSKKEAIYVGIALLVMGTLVGLLDNLLTSFFIFLGGAVYILIYTVWLKPRSPWNIVIGGLAGSAAAWAGFASTTSSFTISSLLLGLLIFMWTPGHFWALAMRFKEDYSKAGIPMLPVIMPENFSAKMIAISNALMIPFALALSLYTGIVYAVVASILSALQMYFSVRLIRNPTGEEAWRSFKFSSPYLAILLILVMISAFVR
- a CDS encoding homoserine dehydrogenase; protein product: MKALMLGYGNVGKALNSLIRERSPKLGLDIKVEGVVTRRGIMLNQREDFHPDKEGTVLEALDLINPDLVIDVSSANYEDGEPSLSLYLESLSRGINVVTANKAPLALNFSRIMAVAEKNGAKVGFQATVMSGTPSINLLRAMRAAEVRKIRGILNGTTNYILTRMNEGLDYLSALKEAQRRGYAETDPEHDVNGFDAAAKLTILANFALKKPVTLKDVEFSGIKDVTQDKVKEAARKGKKIKLIANAGEGSLRVMTSEISPEDPLYHVDGVTNALDVHTDVQEVVIIGPGAGPLNAAFGVFSDIVLMYKGTF
- a CDS encoding B3/B4 domain-containing protein — translated: MRIEVSEACSGLGIFVAHTEVVDLKNGVNRFEEELKELEMRYKGEDVEKLKDLPIVRAYRDFYWKIGIDPTKVRPSGEALRRRITRGNPLPRINDVVDAGNVVSADTLISIGLYDLSKVVGEPRIVMSKGGEAFRGIGNKDEVLRPNVPIMMDESGQVMHIYPHRDSVVTSVTLSTEEVLIVGAGVRGIGEELVKDAVERTTKLLKSLGGKVVHEVRVN
- a CDS encoding CopG family ribbon-helix-helix protein, with protein sequence MNVEKISVAIDKNLLRRLENEANRIGTNRSRIVQQALTDYLGENAPHNAEVIGILNLVYDEDAGNEIISIQHRFESEVISSMHIHVNDKICMEAVAVKGRRADLEQLAKALSGAKGVKKVKLSVSLEVQ
- the tldD gene encoding zinc metalloprotease TldD is translated as MVKRAESLGATFADLRLYDVETLSILVTESQRQVSSLGREVGGSLRVLLNGNWGYSHFTDPSMDNVDLAVRSAFGDEKVNIVMLPPVKKSVEIKQEKPLNKSPLEVAQDMEKLKGEILSSEPRAKNVNVRFNMLKLHKEYYSNEDREIVTDYSLMSVSVGVTAREGDIIASARVSTSTFLGYPLEVFNVNEMILNTLKRRISNQLRGKPPKGGEHEVILAPDVVGVFSHEALGHLAEADLAVNGILGNLRGKKIAQDYVTVVDSGRAVGPMAQGITEFDDEGIEARDVKIVDSGVVSEFLVDRYYSAYLGQRPTGNGRAEDFRHPVLIRMRNTFMLPGDWGKDELIREVKHGYLLVSPLGGQTSPDGTFQFGIQEGYVIEDGEVTEPLRNTGISGYTLETLTKITGVSKDFDMWPGYCGKGGQSVPVGTGGPFIKVKVKVGGVE